Sequence from the Deinococcus radiotolerans genome:
CAGTCAGGCGGTCGATGACGTCAAGCAGGTAGCGGACGTCCGATTCGGCATGCGCGAAGAACTCGGCGATCTCCGGGCGGGTGCAGTCAGCGATATACCCGCCTGATTCCCCGATCTCGTAGACGCCAGTCTCGCCGTCGATGCAGTGCTCGTACCGCCCGTTGCCGGTGGCTTCGCTGAGCCGCTGGCGGATGTGCTGGATGCGGACATCCTCGTTTCTCTTGGTCATGTCAGTCCGCCGCCTCTTGCATGTGGATGGCGAGGTTGGCGTACGCGATGGCGCGGCTGAAGGGTGGGGGCACGGCGTTCCCACACATCCGCACCTGCGCGCGCTTCGACAGCGGCACGGCCTTGCCCTTCTTGTTCCGCGTCATGAACTCGATCTGGTAGGTCTCAGGAAAGCCCTGCGCGCGGTACAGCTCCCGGGGTTCGAGCATCCGCATGCCGATATCGGTGATCACGTACGCCTCGCCGTTCAGGTGCACGAGCACCAGGCCGCGGTCATGATCGGCGTGCGGGTCCAGTTGTGCGCCCAGGTGCTCGCGCAGGAAGGCGTACACCTTCCGCGCCCCGGCCTGCTGCTCAGTCGTCAGCCCCGTACCGCATTCGGCGGTAAGCAACAGGCTCTTTCCACCGCCCTGCGTGGTGATGGTCCGGGCGGGTTCGCTGGCGGCGTGCCCGACGCTGGTCCCGAACTGCCGCACGACCTGCGCGGTGGCCAGCCCGAAGCGTTCCCGGGTGGACTGCGTGTTGATCGGCCGACCCGCCGACTTGGGCGGTGAGTTGCGGTTGTACTGGACGAGCTGGGCGGTCAGGACGTCATGCGGCTTGCCCTGGCTGGTCACGGTCTTCACGGGCACGTCGGCGGGGTACGGGGCGGTCTCCGGAGCGCAGTGCCCGCCGTTCTGCCGGACGAGCTGCACCGTGGCTACGGCCTTGCTGGCCTTGGTGACCTCGGTGGTGCCGGGCACGTCCACGGGGTAAGCACCCAGGCTTCGGCTGCGCTGGTTGTCGATCTTCACGACCGTGGCGCTGGTCAGGGCGTGGACGTTCCCCGTGCTGGGCCGGGCCGGTTCCCCACCGGCCGTCACCGTGTGCAGAGGTTCGGTAGCGGGCGTGCCGACACTGCCGGTACGGATCTTGGTCAGGCTGGCCACCGTGAGGCGCGACCCGTTTTCACTCGTCACCACCGTGGGCAAGGGCGCAGTAACGGGCTGAGTACGGGGTGCCTGTCCCGGTCGCTCGCCGTAGCGGGGTGCCAGTGCTGCTGTCACGAGGGTCTGTGCGTTGCTCTGCGTCGTGGCGGTGCCGAGTGGCGCATTGGCGGCGCGGGGAGCGTTCTGGTAGGTCTGCGGGGCCATCTGAGCCACGACGGCCCCGTGCGCGTCGTGCGCAGCGGTCAGGGTCCGCATGGGCTCGTCTGCGCCCTGACCCCGGAACGAGTCGCCCTGGTGGTTACAGGTCACCACGAACGGACGGGCGGCGCGGAGCGTGAACCGCAGGATGCCCTGCGCGATCCGGTGGTGCGTGGCCGGCACCAGGACCTTCTTCCGCCCGAAGATCGAGGGGGCAGGGATGTCCCAGTCGATGCAGTCCGCCGCGGTCTTCCAGACTTCCAACTCGCCGGACTGCACGCGGGGATCAGTGGGCTTGCCGTGCGTGGGGATGGGCCAGACGATGGGTTGGCCGTCACGGCGGGCCACGATGAACAGCCGCTTGCGGCTGGTGGGCGCGCCGAACTCGTACGCGACCAGTTCCCGCCACTGCACCTGGTACCCGTGGCGCTGCAGGGCGTTCACCCAGCTGCGGAAGGTGCGGCCCTGCTGTTTCGGGCAGGGACGGCCGTTTTCTCCGAGGGGCCCCCACGTCCTGAACTCTTCAACGTTTTCCACCACGATCACGCGGGGGCGGACCGTGGCGGCCCAGCGCAGCGCCACCCAGGCGAGACCCCTGATCTCTTTGCTGACGGGCTTGCCGCCCTTGGCCTTGCTGAAGTGCTTGCAATCGGGGCTGAACCACGCCAGGGCGACGGGCCGCCCGGCGGTGACCTGACGCGGGTCGACTTCCCAGACGCTCTCGCAGAAGTGCTGCGTGTGCGGGTGGTTGACCTCGTGCATGGCCACCGCTTCAGGGTCGTGGTTGACCGCAATGTCCACGGGGCGGCCCAGGGCCTGCTCGAGGCCGGTGCTGGCGCCGCCACCGCCCGCGAAGTTATCGACGATCAGTTCACCCTCGGCCACGACCGCGCCGGCGGCCAGCCCCAGGTAGGGGAACAGCGGAGCGTACCCGGTGTCGTGTTTCACCGCAGCCACGCCACACCGTCCCGATCCTGCTGCGCGCCCTGCAGGTGCTGAATCCACCCGGCGAGGGTGTACGTGGGGTTCCCGATGAGGCGCTCGAGCATGGCGGTGGCCTCACCGTCCGTGAGGTCTTCCAGGTCGGTGAGGCTGGGGGTGCCGTTCAGGTACGCGGCCAGCGCGAGGGGTTGGTGCGGTTCGTGCTGGGTCAGGGCGTGGTACAGCTCGGGCCTCAGGTCAGCGGGAACCATCTGCGGGAGACCCGCGTATTTCTTGGCAGTGGTCGTGTGTGAGATCATGTGGTGTCACCTCCGGGTGAACGAAGCCCCGCCCCGCCGGCAAGCAAGTGGCGGGGCTTCGGTTTGGAGTCAGTAGCCGTAGTCAGCGTCGCCGCTGGGGTTGCGCCGCGCGGGTGGCGCGCTGGGGGCCGTCATGAGCGGCTCGGTCTCCCCCGTCGCGGCGGGGGCCTTCTTCTTCTTGCCGCCGCTGGTGGGCATGGGACTCGCCCCGGCCGCAGCGCAGGTGTTGTAGCCCTTGGCGTTCACGCCCAGGGTCAGCTGCGCCGCGCGGCCGAACAGGGTCTCCCCGTCGAAGTCCAGGGCCAGCACCTTCAGGAACGCCTTGCGGCCGCTGTCGGTCACTTCACCCACGGCGGCGGCCAGGTCGTCGTAGCTCTGGATGTCGGGCCCGAGGTCGATGCTCACGCGGGCCGCGTCGTCGTCGGTCAGGGGACGGCCCACCAGGGCGCTGAGGCGGTTGGTCCACTTGGCCTTGTCGTTCAGGCGGAAGCCGAGGGGGATGCGGACGAAGCTGTCGCTGAACGTGTCGCCGTCCTGGTCTTCCCAGACGAGGCGGGCCTGGGGGAAGGTTTTGGTCTTGTCGTCGAAGTCGCTGCCTTCGTCGATGATGATTTCCTTGAGGGTGAAGACGTAGGTGCCGGGGTCGCCTTCGAACCGGTTGGTGTCGCCGCTGCTCTGTCCTTTGCTGCTCTGCATGCTGATGGCCATGTGGGTGCTCCTGGGTGGGTCCATCGGTGGTCGGGTGTGTGTCCGGTGGTCGATGGGTGGGGGTCTTGGTGTCCGTGCCGCTGGGCCGCTGTGCGTTGGGCAGCCGCACCCCTGCCAGAGGGGTTAGGGCTTCGCGCCGTACATGAAGGGCGGCTCGTCACTGATGCCGACTTCGGGCACCGTGACTTCCAGCAACTTCAGGAGCGTCTTGCAGCGGTCGATCTCGCTCTGGCAGGCGGTCAGATTCGTGCGGGCCAGGGCTACCTGCGCCTGCACTTCGGCCAGCACCTTGTACTCACTGGCAAGCCGCTCGCGCAGCTGCCCCTCGCGCGTCTCGGCGTTCTTCCCATCGATGAGCCCTCTGGCCAGCAGGTCGGCCTTCTCGCCTTCGAGCACGCCCCGCTGGTGAGCTTCCAGTGCGGTGGCGTCAGCGAGGTTGTAGATGGCGCGGTTCACGCGGTCGTACGCGGCATTGATCTGCTCGGCGGTGATCACGCGCGCCCCCGGACGGTGACGAGCCCGTCGTCTCCGCGGATGGCGTTCCGGGCGGCCAGGGCGCGGGTGAGCTGGTCCGCGTTCCGGTACACCCGTTTCGCCACGGCCCGGCGCTGCCGCGTGGTCTGGGGCGTGATGTTGGAGGCGTCGCACGCGGCGCAGACGTCGAGGTGACTGGATTCCCCGCAGATGCGGCAGTCGCACATGCGGGGTGCGCCCAGGAGCACGGTGGCCGTGATGAGGATCAGGCCAATGAACACGACGGCGATCAGCAGGGTCAGCATGGTTTGGCCTCCACGGGGCGCGGGGCGGGCTTCGGGGCGGGTTCGTTGTAGCGGGCCATCAGCGGACCGCCAGGGCGATGGTCAGCGCGGCGGCGACGATCAGACCGCCGCCCAGCCAGCGGCTGTACAGGGCCTGCGTGGCGTGCACGCCGAAACGGACGCGGTTCACGCCGCGCCGCCGGGGAACAGGGGCACGCTGACCGGGGCAGTCACGGGGGCGGATTCGCTGCTGCGCAGGGCCTTGAGTGCGTTCGACTGCGCGGCGCTCAGGCCGTTCTGCCACTGCTCGCGTTCCAGCAGGTTCAGGAGCGCCTGGCGCTCGTTCTCAGTGAGGGTGACCGTGTGCTGTACCATGTATGTACCTCCTCCCCCCGCTGAGCCGTTGCACCGGCTGTGACGCGGGGGGTGTGTGTTTTCAAGCGGGCTTGGTGTTGGTGGCGGCTTCCCGTTTCTGGCGGCCCAGTTCAGCGGCGCGGTGCAGGATGACCAGCACCCTCTGCGCTGCCGCCGGGTCGTGGCGGGTGGTGATGACGGGCTTCTTAGGGGTCATGCCAGGGCTGCCAGTTCGCGCAGCACGGCCTTCTTCTGCGCTTCGAGGCTCAGGAGGCGGCGCGCGAGTTGCTCGGTGCTCGTGTCAGTGGGCAGCAGGCGGGGTTGG
This genomic interval carries:
- a CDS encoding HNH endonuclease produces the protein MTKRNEDVRIQHIRQRLSEATGNGRYEHCIDGETGVYEIGESGGYIADCTRPEIAEFFAHAESDVRYLLDVIDRLTAKRDPIPKKLRYTLLRRAGFRCETCGAGAKEDGVRLQIDHIRPVSRGGTNDPQNLRVLCRDCNAGKGAGPA
- a CDS encoding DNA cytosine methyltransferase, whose product is MKHDTGYAPLFPYLGLAAGAVVAEGELIVDNFAGGGGASTGLEQALGRPVDIAVNHDPEAVAMHEVNHPHTQHFCESVWEVDPRQVTAGRPVALAWFSPDCKHFSKAKGGKPVSKEIRGLAWVALRWAATVRPRVIVVENVEEFRTWGPLGENGRPCPKQQGRTFRSWVNALQRHGYQVQWRELVAYEFGAPTSRKRLFIVARRDGQPIVWPIPTHGKPTDPRVQSGELEVWKTAADCIDWDIPAPSIFGRKKVLVPATHHRIAQGILRFTLRAARPFVVTCNHQGDSFRGQGADEPMRTLTAAHDAHGAVVAQMAPQTYQNAPRAANAPLGTATTQSNAQTLVTAALAPRYGERPGQAPRTQPVTAPLPTVVTSENGSRLTVASLTKIRTGSVGTPATEPLHTVTAGGEPARPSTGNVHALTSATVVKIDNQRSRSLGAYPVDVPGTTEVTKASKAVATVQLVRQNGGHCAPETAPYPADVPVKTVTSQGKPHDVLTAQLVQYNRNSPPKSAGRPINTQSTRERFGLATAQVVRQFGTSVGHAASEPARTITTQGGGKSLLLTAECGTGLTTEQQAGARKVYAFLREHLGAQLDPHADHDRGLVLVHLNGEAYVITDIGMRMLEPRELYRAQGFPETYQIEFMTRNKKGKAVPLSKRAQVRMCGNAVPPPFSRAIAYANLAIHMQEAAD